In the Perca flavescens isolate YP-PL-M2 chromosome 20, PFLA_1.0, whole genome shotgun sequence genome, one interval contains:
- the LOC114546772 gene encoding monoacylglycerol lipase ABHD12 isoform X1 — MKRAVLFLITVYASVPVILYLFPWILGHIIFAHFLRFPYFLDLGRPEDVLNHTCNFYLNTEDGVSVGVWHTLPASQWEDAPGKGPEWYRETLGDGRPVFIYLHGNGATRAMNHRVELVKILSAAGYHVLSLDYRGFGDSTGEPSEAGMTSDTLYLYHWVKKQSRGGPVCLWGHSLGTGVATNTAVKVQEQGSVVDALILEAPFTTIGEVVANHPVTKMYMFLPGFESLLWSILEKNNIVFANDKNLKTLTSPLLVLHSKDDDIVPYNMGLKLYQISLQTKKEYNTDVPVEMISYSANLGFSHNSIYLDPNLSNVIGKFLQNLRQ, encoded by the exons ATGAAGAGAGCGGTGTTATTTCTGATCACTGTGTACGCCTCGGTGCCTGTCATTCTCTACCTGTTCCCCTGGATACTGGGCCATATCATATTTGCTCACTTTT TGAGGTTTCCATATTTTCTGGATCTCGGCAGACCTGAAGATGTGCTGAACCACACATGCAACTTCTACCTCAACACAGAGGACGGTGTCTCAGTGGGTGTCTG GCATACACTCCCTGCCAGCCAATGGGAGGACGCCCCAGGGAAAGGCCCCGAGTGGTACAGGGAAACTCTGGGAGACGGCCGTCCTGTTTTTATCTATCTCCATGGCAACGGCGCAACCAG GGCCATGAATCACAGAGTGGAACTGGTGAAG aTTTTAAGTGCTGCAGGGTACCATGTCTTATCTTTAGACTACAGAG GTTTTGGAGACTCCACTGGGGAGCCAAGTGAAGCTGGAATGACCAGCGACACCCTCTACCTGTACCACTGGGTAAAGAAACAAAGCAGAGGAGGTCCAGTCTGTCTGTGGGGACACTCGCTCGGCACTGG TGTGGCAACGAATACTGCAGTGAAAGTACAAGAGCAAG ggtctgtTGTTGATGCTTTAATCCTTGAAGCTCCATTCACAACAATTGGAGAAGTTGTAGCCAACCATCCGGTCACTAAG ATGTACATGTTCCTTCCAGGATTTGAGAGCTTGCTCTGGAGCATATTGGAAAAGAACAACATTGTGTTTGCTAACGATAAAAA TTTAAAGACCTTGACCAGCCCACTTCTTGTCCTGCATTCGAAGGATGACGATATTGTACCTTATAACATGGGTCTGAAG CTGTACCAGATATCACTCCAGACTAAGAAAGAATATAACACAGATGTTCCGGTTGAAATGATCTCCTACAGTGCAAATCTTGGATTCTCCCACAACAGTATCTACTTAGATCCCAATCTGTCAAATGTGATTGG GAAATTTTTACAAAACCTGAGACAGTAG
- the LOC114546772 gene encoding monoacylglycerol lipase ABHD12 isoform X2 codes for MVEVDAVTMEITANHRERLAMRFPYFLDLGRPEDVLNHTCNFYLNTEDGVSVGVWHTLPASQWEDAPGKGPEWYRETLGDGRPVFIYLHGNGATRAMNHRVELVKILSAAGYHVLSLDYRGFGDSTGEPSEAGMTSDTLYLYHWVKKQSRGGPVCLWGHSLGTGVATNTAVKVQEQGSVVDALILEAPFTTIGEVVANHPVTKMYMFLPGFESLLWSILEKNNIVFANDKNLKTLTSPLLVLHSKDDDIVPYNMGLKLYQISLQTKKEYNTDVPVEMISYSANLGFSHNSIYLDPNLSNVIGKFLQNLRQ; via the exons ATGGTGGAGGTCGacgctgttaccatggaaataaCCGCAAACCATCGCGAACGGCTAGCTA TGAGGTTTCCATATTTTCTGGATCTCGGCAGACCTGAAGATGTGCTGAACCACACATGCAACTTCTACCTCAACACAGAGGACGGTGTCTCAGTGGGTGTCTG GCATACACTCCCTGCCAGCCAATGGGAGGACGCCCCAGGGAAAGGCCCCGAGTGGTACAGGGAAACTCTGGGAGACGGCCGTCCTGTTTTTATCTATCTCCATGGCAACGGCGCAACCAG GGCCATGAATCACAGAGTGGAACTGGTGAAG aTTTTAAGTGCTGCAGGGTACCATGTCTTATCTTTAGACTACAGAG GTTTTGGAGACTCCACTGGGGAGCCAAGTGAAGCTGGAATGACCAGCGACACCCTCTACCTGTACCACTGGGTAAAGAAACAAAGCAGAGGAGGTCCAGTCTGTCTGTGGGGACACTCGCTCGGCACTGG TGTGGCAACGAATACTGCAGTGAAAGTACAAGAGCAAG ggtctgtTGTTGATGCTTTAATCCTTGAAGCTCCATTCACAACAATTGGAGAAGTTGTAGCCAACCATCCGGTCACTAAG ATGTACATGTTCCTTCCAGGATTTGAGAGCTTGCTCTGGAGCATATTGGAAAAGAACAACATTGTGTTTGCTAACGATAAAAA TTTAAAGACCTTGACCAGCCCACTTCTTGTCCTGCATTCGAAGGATGACGATATTGTACCTTATAACATGGGTCTGAAG CTGTACCAGATATCACTCCAGACTAAGAAAGAATATAACACAGATGTTCCGGTTGAAATGATCTCCTACAGTGCAAATCTTGGATTCTCCCACAACAGTATCTACTTAGATCCCAATCTGTCAAATGTGATTGG GAAATTTTTACAAAACCTGAGACAGTAG